ATATTACGAGGGAGGCTAATGTAGTTTGGGGTGATGTGCTTTAGCCCGGTGCATAACGCGGTTTGCCGTGATCCCGATTTCGATTTGCAAACGCATCGTGAGCTGACgaagcttctctctctctctctctctctctcttgttcatCTTCCCCCCTCTTTGCAGCTTGAAGAGGCCCTTTGAAGAGGTAGAAACGAGAGAGCGGGCGTTGACAGCTGCTCTGGTCTGTCTGGTGCTTTGttctctccccccctcctGGTTCGTCTTTGCGTTTTCTCGTGTTTCATCTCCAAGCCAAaaagtctctctctcgtttTCTAGACTAACGATACGAGCTCCTAATCAACAGCTCATAAAGGAGGCAAAGcacaagaggaagagagtcATTCGCTTTTTCAGAGTCCCACGATCGCTCACACGGTCCCCAGACCGGCTTACTGGgtcccatctccatcatctagATATCTATCATTTATTTCGTCCCCCCACggccctctttttctccttctcttctttctacATCTTGCAGACTGCAGTTCGCGGCCTGTGCTTACCCGCATGCGCTTTTGAGATCTTGCGCTGCTTCTCTTTGCGAATGCGAATCCCTGTCGACTAGCTGCTGCGTTTCCATTGATTCATCCACATTTGATCGGCATAGCGTTGGCCCGCCAGTAAGTTCGTTTTTTCCAATAAACAAAAGCTCTTCCCCCCTAGGTAGATCCAACCCAATTGGCCTTGATCGATTGCGACGCAGAAGTGGTTCAACGTGCAATTGCCTCTTGGCCGCCAAAAGTCGCGACCCAGAATCACGAATCCACTGACTCTGTGTAGCCTCAGATCGAAGCCGTCATGCAGCGCTACGGTGAACACGGCGACTCTCCCGAGAGCGAACCTCTCGATGGCTACGGCCAGTCGCATCGAGGAGTTTCCCCCGATAGTCGCGGCTACTCGCCGCCCGAGATATATCATGACCAGCATCAACCTCCTCCAGTGCCCTCTCACCAGCATCAGGGCCAGAACTACGGCTACGACCAACATGAAGGCTACGAGTACGACTACGATGGCCAGGCTCCTCCCCCGCCTCAGCATCGCCAGGGCGACAACGGCTACTTTGCCGGCGGAGCACGCAATGACGGGTATGCGCAACAGAACATGACAAACTCCAACTCCCGAGGATATTCCCAAAACAATGTGACCCCCGGCGCTGACAACTTCAGCGACATGGCCTCTGGAGGAATGGCTGGCATTGCCTATGGAGTAGCAGAGCGAAACGCACGAGAGAGCGGCATGCAAGCGGCCCATGGCGGactgccaccgccgccatcccACGCTCGATATCCCGACGGCTACGACTATCCTCAAGATGATCGAGGCTCGCGAACGACCTTTAACCCCCTGGGCATGCCGACTGCTGCTCACAGCTCGCGATCACCCTCCCGCAGCACGCGCGACCCGTATGCCGACGACCACTATCCGGCGATGTATCCTCCCAACCCGCGGAATAGCAATCCGATGCTGGGCATGTTCAATCCTAATGAGATTGTGGACGACGGTGACGATGGATTGGATTATTCGCGACGTAGCGCACGCAATTCCATCCTGAGTGCCTCCAACTCGGATCGAGCAGCAAAGGGAGCTGCCGTTGCGACTGTTGCAGCTGGAGGAATCTTGGGGGCTGGTGCCATCAAGAGCGCCTTGGGCCGTAATGGTGAGTTTCTTAACATCAAACGTGGTtcctgttcctcctccttcttcctttatCTAGCTGTTGTGACTATTGATGACTGTGCTTTGATATACATGGGATGAATATCCGCTGACAGCTTGGTATGTATAgctcaagcagcagcaggaggtAATGGTGGAGGGGACGAAGGCGGAGGCATGCTCTTCGACAACGGTAGCACCGAGGAGAAGTCGGCCTGGATGGCACAGCAAGCGACCAAGACCAAACGATGGCGCtgggccatcatcatcatcctcgtcctcatcgtcatcggtgCCGTCGTTGGCGGCGTCGTCGGAACTCAAGTCGGCAAACACGGCAGCAAAtcaagcagcggcagcggcagcggcagctccaAGGGTGGCAGCGGAAGTGGAAgtggtggcagtggcagcgaCTCTGATGACGACAGTGGTGATCTTAACATCAACAGCCAGGAGATCAAGGACTTGCTCAACAACCCCGACCTGCACAAGGTCTTCCCCGGAGTTGATTACACGCCCCTCAACACCCAGTATCCCGACTGTCTGACCAACCCTCCGTCGCAGAACAACATCACTCGTGACGTGGCCGTGCTCAGCCAGTTGACCAACAAGATCCGTCTCTACGGCACTGACTGCAACCAGACTCAGATGGTCCTCCACTCCATCTCCCAGCTGGAGATGACCAGCGACATCAAGGTGTGGCTGGGCGTCTGGCAGGACAACAACGCCACGACCAACGCTCGCCAACTCAAGGAGATGTGGAACATTCTCGACAAGTACGGCGATGACCCCTTTGAGGGTATTATTGTTGCCAACGAAGTGCTCTTTCGCCAGCAGTTTACTGTCACTACTCTTGGCgagctcctcgacgacgTGCGCACTAATCTCACCAAGAAGAACCTGAATCTCCCTGTCGCTACTTCCGACTTGGGAGATGACTGGACTCAAGCTCTTGCCGCTGATAGCGACTATATCATGGCCAACGTCCACCCGTTTTTTAGTGGAACGCAGGCGACTGACGCTGCTGCCTGGACTTGGAACTTCTGGGATGAACACGACGGCCCATTCTGGAAGTCGGACAAGTCCAAGAATGTTATTTCTGAGACGGGTTGGCCTACGGGAGGAGGCAAATACTGTGGAGGTCCCTCGACTTGCGATGCTCCAGCCGTGGCGGGCATCGACGAGCTCAACACCTTCATGAGCGACTGGGTGTGCCAGGCGCTCGAGAACGGCACAAACTACTTTTGGTTTGAGGCCTTTGACGAGCCGTGGAAGGTCATTTACAACACTCCGGGCCAGGAGTGGGAGGACAAATGGGGGCTGATGGACGCCAACCGAAAGCTCAAAGACGGAGTCAAGATTCCCGACTGCGGCGGCAAGACTGTTTAAAGAAGACAAGGggctgtttctttttttctttctctcgaTAAACAAGTGTCTTGAGATTTCGCCCTGTTTTTCTTTGAACAAAAGTCTTTTTTACAGCTGATGAGGCATGACGGAAATGACGATTCTTTGTGTGCTGGTATGCACCCTCTTTATTTGCTAGACTTCGAGTCTTGTTCTATGTTCATTGTTGTTCTATTTTCTTCACGTTTTTAATTTGCCagtcttttctttccatgTTTCTTCCCCATACTATGTACGTTTGGAGGATAATCCCGGGATGGGACAACATATGGACGGCACCATGTCATTTACGTTTGCTCTacttctttttatttcctcTCTCTGAGACGGCATGTTAGTACACATCACTTCGACTTCGAAAATCGACATTTGGGCGTTTTAGGGCAGCATGCGATGGCAACTTTgtttttccatctttttttttctcttcttttccccaaGGGCGGGCATGTATCATTTCACTTGCGAAGCAGGCAGGCATGGAATAAGACGTTTACTTTGTCAATTTGTAGTAGTACGATTTCTacctctctttgtctttctcaGCTAAAAACGCTCCGAACTCGTCGAAGATGTGCATTTTGAAGATGTCATATATTTGCGACGAACATTAGGGGAAGGAAAGGGTATCTAATAATGCTTAGGGGGGTTTGATCATGACGATCATCACAAGGGGGCTTGTATATAAAGATACATAGGCGAGAGTGCtgagaaaaggaaatgtGAACGTGCGCCCTGCTTGGGGCCGCTGAAAGTACCAAAATCGCTGAGAGAGATGTCGTGACTCGTGAGAGCTTAGTGATTGGAAGAATCATCAGTCAAGAGGCTCTTGTTTGATGTAGACTTCGTGCCATTCAACaggctcttctttgatgTAGACTTCGTACGTCTCAGAGGGCTCTCGTTTGACTCCGGCGTAGCTCGTCCCAGAAGGCTCTCGTTTGACTCCGAAGTTATCCGTCTCCGTAGGCTCATCTTTGATTACAATGTAAATTGCCTCTGTAGACTCTTCTTCGATTTTAACGTCGTTCGGCTCAGTAGGCTCTTCTTTGATTTTAACGTCATCCCTCGCAGTAGGCTCTCGTTTGGCTCTGAAATTGCACCTCTCAGGAAAGGTAGGCTTTTGGTTGCCCTGGAGGCCGTACGTCTTAATAGGCTTCTGCTTGGCTCTGACGTTCTTTGTCTCAGTAGGCTCATCTTTGATTTCGACGTAGTTCATCCCGGTAggctcttctttgactttgacgttGTTAGTCTCAGAAGGCTCTTCTTTGATTTCGTCTTTGGCCTCGACGTAGTTCATCTCAGCAGCGGCCGCTTCTTCCACGGAGGCAACCGCCTGATTCTCTGGGTATCTGAGGTACAGGGAGGTTGCATAGAAGATTGTGTTGTCTCTGTCGTCTTCTGGGAAGGTGACGTGCTTATACGTCTCATGCATCTTCTTAATGGCGAGAAggtgctcttcttcttcttttgacgGCGAAATAAAGGTTCTAGGGATGATTAATatcatgtatatatacataccATTAGGAGGCGGTATTGAAGACTTCTTTTTCATTGGATttgagaaaggaaaaaaggaagaaagggaagagagaggagggaaagagggaagaaaagaaacttaCTTGGACCAGACAACCCAGTCAGTGCCTACCCAAACTGATGGTAGCTCTCCCTGGAGTGCCTTGCCGTAGATTTCTTTGTACAGATGGGGGCCGTAGAAGAGGGTTCCAGCGTTGACCGAGTTGCTGGCAACGGGCGAAGCGACAACTTCATGGCCCATTGCAGTGAGAAAGCCAATGTCACCGGAGGTGAAAATGGGCTCCTGGAAGATGCATTTGATGGGCCCGCTGTTGGTTTTCTCCTCTATTTCATGGCCAAGTTAGTGATGGGCATTGTATTAGAGGAAAGAGAAGCGATCAAGGGTTCATCTTGGATTTCTGAATAAGAAGCTGAAAGAGATGGGATGGTACAGTACCTAGCAAGCGAACCATGAACAGCATGGCGGCAAGTTGCGTATGAGCTCTTCTCTTGAGCTGCCAGCTCCCATCGGTAGGATCAAAGGATCCAATGCCCAGGCTGATGGCCTGGGTGACGGGCTTGTCGTTGCCATCGGCTAAAGCATCAGAGACGAATTCAGTAATGGTATCTCGGAGAGAAGCGGCACCTGGAGAGGTTTGGAACTGAGCGTTGAAGTTTTCAAAGTCTTTCTGGATTTCCTCCATGGTAAGATGGGGGACAGCCCGAGAAGGCTGGGGGAAGGGGTTGGATGTTGAAGTGGATCCCTGTCCTCGTCTCGAACGACGAGATTTGGGTCGGACCACGGTCCATTCTTCAGCTGCCGGCATCTTCTTAGGGGTTTTCACTCTCAGGGGTAGGATGCAAACGGAGGGTGGGTTGTtgagagtgagtgagtggGTGATGGGAGAGATTCCTCCATGGGACGTTGgttgatttttctttttagtCTTCGCTGTGGGGTAGGAGcgctgtactgtacagtgGTTTCAGCGCTCGATTAGCGGTGCTACAGCGGGTGTGGTAGGGCCTAGCGCACGGCATGTCAAGCAAGCGCACGGACCACTTTGGTTTGACTGCACCTGAAAAGAAATGTTAACTTTGGCAGCTGCCCAAAGGGGCAGTTTGAGGCAAAAGTATCATAAGCTGGAGTTgggaagaaaatgaaaaatcATAGGCACATACCTTATAACAGAGTACATTTATTATCGATAATTTCCTTAGACCACTTTTGTTTGACTGCACCTTGAAAGGAAATGCTAACTTTGGCAGCTGCCTAAAGGGGTAGTTTGAGGCAAAAGTATCATAAGTTGAAGttgggaagaaaataaataagttGGAGTTgggaagaaaatgaaaattcATACCTTAGGCACATATATAACAGAGTACTGGGGCGTAGCCTTCCTCTGACCTAGCTATTGCAGCTTTGATGACCCTCTTgataataaatataacctcTATAACAGAATACATTTTTTATCGATAATTTCCTCACTCTGtatgattttttttttcgtgtATGATTTGTTTGGTTTGTGGTAGTGCCTGGCACCTACTAGGTACTTACTAAGGAACATGTTTCATTGTGATGCGCTGTGCCTTTAGCGTTGCTGAAGCTAAAATTCCACTGTATAGATGCGCTACGGCACGTCGCGTGCATGGGCCAACCCTGCACCTCTTAAAAAGTTGCTCTATTCGAAAGACAGATTCAGGTGATAGTATCAAAATCAATATCATCAGTCAGAGCTGGGAATTAAAATCAAATATATTCCCGATAGTTGCCATGCTTATTTTATTAACCTTTACGACTCATCATATGCATAGTAATCGCCAAATGCCGATACCCTTCCTCCATTTAACACAACAGGTACTAATACACCGCAGTAAGCTAGGCAGGTACCTTGCCGGGCATAGCGCAAGTCAGCTAGATGCCGCACAGTCAGATCCGATCGGCCACGATCAGCCATGATTATTATACCCCGGATTTTCCCTAATATGCATCAATCAACATTGCAATCCCCTGCTCGGTTGAAGTATTATTTGTTGCCACGGTAGAGTAACAAGGGAAATCATAATGCATATTACACATTTGCATGTTCAGAGTCAGCCCCTCTACTAATCACATGAGATATCGCTGCCTTCAAAACAGCCCCCAATGCAACTCTACGACTTTGAAATCAATCAATTACGAGAACAAACAAACCCCCCCAGCTCAAGGAGAACCAATCCAGTTAGTCGTCTGCGGTACAACGAATAGCCTAATCTGCTGCTTGTCTCAATTACGTGGCAGAATTTGGGGGTAGATCCGAGATTGATTTGTCTTAGATAACAATGTTTCACCGTGCAGCCATCGCTTGAATGTGGCTGGCGTCATAACGTGAGACCCCGATGCGGAGTAGAGCAAACTCCCGACCTCGGCACTATAAGTAAACACTTCCCCTCATGGGATCGCCATGTACATGTTGGGTACTCAGAATCAAGTTATCAGTTTTCTTTCGCTTCATCAGATTTCAATTGAACTGACCTTTTCTTTACTTATCATCTAGTCTTGCCAACTTCGCCATGGGCTCTGCTCAACTCCATGGACAGCTTCCCACCTGGGAACGCTCTGCTCCCGGATCAATCAACATCTCCCCAGCCGTGTTCCCCAAGTCCGCGTTGACTCCAGCTTCAGACCTAGATGCGAACAAGACCACCGGTGATTTGGTAACGCAATTGAACGAATCGCTCGCAAAAGCAGACTACGCATCCGTCTCGAAGCTCTTTGTTGATCAAGGCTTCTGGA
This genomic stretch from Trichoderma breve strain T069 chromosome 1, whole genome shotgun sequence harbors:
- a CDS encoding glycosyl hydrolases family 17 domain-containing protein, which gives rise to MQRYGEHGDSPESEPLDGYGQSHRGVSPDSRGYSPPEIYHDQHQPPPVPSHQHQGQNYGYDQHEGYEYDYDGQAPPPPQHRQGDNGYFAGGARNDGDMASGGMAGIAYGVAERNARESGMQAAHGGLPPPPSHARYPDGYDYPQDDRGSRTTFNPLGMPTAAHSSRSPSRSTRDPYADDHYPAMYPPNPRNSNPMLGMFNPNEIVDDGDDGLDYSRRSARNSILSASNSDRAAKGAAVATVAAGGILGAGAIKSALGRNAQAAAGGNGGGDEGGGMLFDNGSTEEKSAWMAQQATKTKRWRWAIIIILVLIVIGAVVGGVVGTQVGKHGSKSSSGSGSGSSKGGSGSGSGGSGSDSDDDSGDLNINSQEIKDLLNNPDLHKVFPGVDYTPLNTQYPDCLTNPPSQNNITRDVAVLSQLTNKIRLYGTDCNQTQMVLHSISQLEMTSDIKVWLGVWQDNNATTNARQLKEMWNILDKYGDDPFEGIIVANEVLFRQQFTVTTLGELLDDVRTNLTKKNLNLPVATSDLGDDWTQALAADSDYIMANVHPFFSGTQATDAAAWTWNFWDEHDGPFWKSDKSKNVISETGWPTGGGKYCGGPSTCDAPAVAGIDELNTFMSDWVCQALENGTNYFWFEAFDEPWKVIYNTPGQEWEDKWGLMDANRKLKDGVKIPDCGGKTV
- a CDS encoding SRR1 domain-containing protein, whose translation is MEEIQKDFENFNAQFQTSPGAASLRDTITEFVSDALADGNDKPVTQAISLGIGSFDPTDGSWQLKRRAHTQLAAMLFMVRLLEEKTNSGPIKCIFQEPIFTSGDIGFLTAMGHEVVASPVASNSVNAGTLFYGPHLYKEIYGKALQGELPSVWVGTDWVVWSKTFISPSKEEEEHLLAIKKMHETYKHVTFPEDDRDNTIFYATSLYLRYPENQAVASVEEAAAAEMNYVEAKDEIKEEPSETNNVKVKEEPTGMNYVEIKDEPTETKNVRAKQKPIKTYGLQGNQKPTFPERCNFRAKREPTARDDVKIKEEPTEPNDVKIEEESTEAIYIVIKDEPTETDNFGVKREPSGTSYAGVKREPSETYEVYIKEEPVEWHEVYIKQEPLD